In a single window of the Agromyces sp. H17E-10 genome:
- a CDS encoding iron-siderophore ABC transporter substrate-binding protein yields the protein MTSAKKTPAIALGAVAAASLLLLTGCGTTETPDAATDGAAGAVTVTDDRGEEVALDAPAKDVVALEWNTAENLVALGVMPTGVADVAGYTAWVQSEPLDEGVTDVGMRGEPSVDAIAGLAPDLVVTTSDLPDTVVSQIEEFAPVLVVRGADASDPIGQMEENLERIATLTGTEDEGEALLDGFHAKVDEGKAALADAGLAGEPFMMSDSWASGGQVSIRPFAEGALLTAVTEELGLENAWTGEGDADYGLGSTDVEGLTGLGDLEFLYITNGDADAYAVDLADNAVWKSLPFVASGNVHRLPDGIWMFGGPSSMNDYIDAVVDTLAN from the coding sequence ATGACCTCTGCCAAGAAGACCCCCGCGATCGCGCTCGGCGCCGTCGCCGCGGCATCCCTGCTGCTGCTCACCGGTTGCGGAACGACCGAGACGCCCGACGCGGCGACCGACGGCGCCGCGGGTGCCGTCACCGTCACCGACGACCGCGGCGAAGAGGTCGCGCTCGACGCCCCCGCGAAGGACGTCGTCGCCCTCGAGTGGAACACCGCCGAGAACCTCGTCGCGCTCGGCGTCATGCCGACGGGCGTCGCCGACGTCGCCGGCTACACCGCGTGGGTGCAGTCGGAGCCGCTCGACGAGGGCGTGACCGACGTCGGCATGCGCGGCGAGCCCTCGGTCGACGCCATCGCGGGCCTCGCGCCCGACCTCGTCGTCACGACGAGCGACCTGCCCGACACCGTCGTCTCGCAGATCGAGGAGTTCGCCCCCGTGCTCGTCGTGCGCGGCGCCGACGCCTCGGACCCGATCGGCCAGATGGAGGAGAACCTCGAACGCATCGCGACGCTGACCGGCACCGAAGACGAGGGCGAGGCGCTCCTCGACGGGTTCCACGCCAAGGTCGACGAGGGCAAGGCCGCGCTCGCCGACGCGGGCCTCGCGGGCGAGCCGTTCATGATGAGCGACTCGTGGGCCTCGGGCGGCCAGGTGTCGATCCGTCCCTTCGCCGAAGGCGCCCTGCTCACCGCCGTCACCGAGGAGCTGGGCCTCGAGAACGCCTGGACGGGTGAGGGCGACGCCGACTACGGCCTCGGCTCGACCGACGTCGAAGGCCTCACCGGCCTCGGCGACCTCGAGTTCCTGTACATCACGAACGGCGACGCCGACGCGTACGCGGTCGACCTCGCCGACAACGCCGTGTGGAAGAGCCTGCCGTTCGTCGCCTCGGGCAACGTGCACCGCCTGCCCGACGGCATCTGGATGTTCGGCGGGCCCTCGTCGATGAACGACTACATCGATGCGGTCGTCGACACCCTCGCGAACTGA
- a CDS encoding iron ABC transporter permease, whose translation MTSSASSAPAGSAAPAGSASPTGPGPAGGVPRLRLGAVALIALGVVIVALLAAVHVTQGSADVGLPELLGLVTGGTDDQATAVFVASRVPRLAAGVVVGVALGVAGLILQSVSRNVLASPDTLAVNAGSYLAVVVVASFGIALPVVGGGAVAFIGGLAAAGLVLALSSAGGRGSGTARLVLAGSAIALALTALTTMLLLLFPERTTGLYAWSNGTLAQTGIGPAAQLAPVVAVAIAVLCFFARQLDLVALGDDTATVLGVDVRRTRLVGVVIAVLLSAVAVTLTGPIGFVGLAAPAIVRLIAVRVPGMQKHVLLIPAAAIMGVIVVLGADVLLRLAFGGQAAVEVPTGVVTTIFGAVFLVALALRSRATSEAATGFVIGAGLSRRGRIAVIVAEAAAVVAVGFVSLLLGDAKLLGGDVLNWITGQAGPLVEFVMNTRAPRVVAAILAGAALAVAGTVVQAVSRNPLAEPAILGVTGGAGVGAVLVITFVPLAGFAAITAGGLVGAAAAAAIVFGLTLRGGLASSRLILVGLGVSAAAGAITAMLIIATDPYNAAKALTWMSGSTYGRTFPQLIPLLVVLMVSLPVLASMRRELDLLAFDDDTPRVLGIRLGPARLWLLVISVALTATAVSAVGVIGFVGLVAPHAARALVGGRHALVLPLAALLGALLVTVADTIGRTVIAPGQLPAGLVTAVVGAPYFVWLLWRARRTA comes from the coding sequence GTGACGTCGAGCGCCTCGAGCGCACCGGCCGGGTCGGCCGCACCGGCCGGGTCGGCCTCGCCGACCGGGCCGGGCCCGGCCGGAGGCGTCCCGCGCCTCCGGCTCGGAGCCGTCGCGCTCATCGCGCTCGGCGTCGTCATCGTCGCGCTGCTCGCGGCGGTGCACGTCACGCAGGGCTCTGCCGATGTCGGACTCCCCGAGCTGCTCGGGCTCGTCACGGGCGGCACCGACGACCAGGCCACCGCGGTCTTCGTCGCCTCGCGCGTGCCCCGGCTCGCCGCGGGCGTCGTCGTCGGCGTCGCGCTCGGCGTGGCCGGGCTCATCCTCCAGAGCGTGTCGCGCAACGTGCTCGCGTCGCCCGACACGCTCGCCGTCAACGCCGGCTCGTACCTCGCGGTCGTCGTCGTCGCATCGTTCGGCATCGCGCTGCCCGTCGTCGGGGGAGGCGCCGTCGCATTCATCGGCGGTCTCGCCGCCGCGGGCCTCGTGCTCGCGCTGTCCTCGGCCGGCGGTCGCGGCAGCGGCACGGCGAGGCTCGTGCTCGCGGGCTCGGCCATCGCACTCGCGCTCACCGCGCTCACGACCATGCTGCTGCTGCTGTTCCCCGAGCGCACCACCGGGCTCTACGCGTGGAGCAACGGCACCCTCGCGCAGACCGGCATCGGCCCCGCCGCGCAGCTCGCACCGGTCGTGGCCGTCGCGATCGCCGTGCTTTGCTTCTTCGCCCGGCAGCTCGACCTCGTCGCGCTCGGCGACGACACCGCGACCGTGCTGGGCGTCGACGTGCGCCGCACCCGCCTCGTCGGCGTCGTCATCGCCGTGCTGCTGTCGGCGGTCGCCGTCACGCTCACCGGGCCGATCGGCTTCGTCGGCCTCGCCGCCCCGGCGATCGTGCGGCTGATCGCCGTGCGCGTACCGGGCATGCAGAAGCACGTGCTGCTCATCCCCGCCGCGGCGATCATGGGCGTCATCGTCGTGCTCGGTGCCGACGTGCTGCTGCGTCTGGCGTTCGGCGGGCAGGCCGCCGTCGAGGTGCCGACGGGCGTCGTGACCACGATCTTCGGCGCGGTGTTCCTCGTGGCGCTCGCGCTGCGCTCGCGCGCGACGAGCGAGGCGGCGACCGGGTTCGTCATCGGTGCCGGGCTCTCGCGCCGGGGCCGCATCGCCGTGATCGTCGCGGAGGCCGCCGCCGTCGTCGCGGTCGGCTTCGTCTCGCTGCTGCTCGGCGACGCGAAGCTGCTCGGCGGCGACGTGCTCAACTGGATCACCGGCCAGGCCGGTCCCCTCGTGGAGTTCGTCATGAACACCCGGGCGCCTCGCGTCGTCGCGGCGATCCTCGCGGGTGCCGCGCTCGCGGTGGCGGGCACGGTCGTGCAGGCCGTGTCGCGAAACCCGCTCGCCGAGCCCGCGATCCTCGGCGTCACGGGTGGCGCCGGCGTCGGAGCCGTGCTCGTCATCACCTTCGTACCGCTCGCCGGATTCGCCGCGATCACCGCGGGCGGACTCGTGGGTGCGGCGGCAGCAGCGGCGATCGTCTTCGGACTGACGTTGCGCGGCGGGCTCGCGTCGAGCCGCCTCATCCTCGTCGGCCTCGGCGTCTCGGCGGCAGCCGGGGCGATCACCGCGATGCTCATCATCGCGACCGACCCGTACAACGCGGCGAAGGCGCTCACCTGGATGTCGGGCTCGACGTACGGCCGCACCTTCCCGCAGCTCATCCCGTTACTCGTGGTGCTCATGGTGTCGCTGCCGGTGCTGGCCTCGATGCGACGCGAACTCGACCTGCTCGCGTTCGACGACGACACGCCCCGGGTCCTCGGCATCCGGCTCGGCCCGGCCCGCCTGTGGTTGCTCGTCATCTCCGTTGCCCTCACCGCGACCGCCGTGTCGGCCGTCGGCGTGATCGGGTTCGTCGGCCTCGTCGCTCCGCACGCCGCCCGCGCGCTCGTCGGTGGACGGCACGCGCTCGTGCTGCCGCTCGCGGCACTGCTCGGCGCACTGCTCGTGACCGTCGCCGACACGATCGGTCGCACCGTGATCGCCCCGGGGCAGTTGCCCGCGGGCCTCGTGACCGCCGTCGTCGGCGCCCCGTACTTCGTCTGGCTGCTCTGGCGGGCACGCCGAACCGCCTGA